One window of the Peptacetobacter hiranonis genome contains the following:
- the panB gene encoding 3-methyl-2-oxobutanoate hydroxymethyltransferase — protein sequence MKNTVLSFKEAKEEGKKLSMLTAYDYSMAKIIDSCGINGILVGDSLGMVIKGDEDTLGVTVEDIIYHTRAVKKGAKNALIVGDMPFLSYHVSIEDAVRNAGRIVKEGGAHAVKLEGGATVAKQVKAIVDAQIPVMGHLGLTPQSVNAFGGFKVQGKTEEAARKLIEDAKLLEEAGAFSIVLEGVPAAIAKLITEAVSIPTIGIGAGVDCDGQILVYQDMLGMFDDFVPKFVKQYANTGKVMRDAICEYIEEVENCSFPEQKHTFKIDEEELKKLY from the coding sequence ATGAAAAACACTGTATTATCATTCAAAGAAGCAAAAGAAGAAGGTAAAAAATTAAGTATGTTAACTGCATACGATTATTCAATGGCTAAAATAATAGATAGCTGTGGAATAAACGGAATATTAGTTGGTGACTCTCTTGGTATGGTTATCAAAGGAGATGAAGATACTCTTGGAGTTACTGTTGAAGACATAATATACCACACTAGAGCAGTTAAAAAAGGTGCTAAAAACGCATTAATAGTTGGAGATATGCCATTCCTTTCTTACCATGTATCTATAGAAGATGCTGTAAGAAACGCAGGAAGAATAGTTAAAGAAGGTGGCGCACACGCAGTTAAACTTGAAGGTGGCGCAACAGTAGCTAAACAGGTTAAAGCAATAGTAGACGCTCAGATACCAGTTATGGGACATTTAGGACTTACTCCTCAGTCTGTAAACGCATTTGGTGGATTTAAAGTTCAGGGAAAAACTGAAGAAGCAGCTAGAAAATTAATAGAAGATGCTAAACTTCTTGAAGAAGCTGGAGCTTTCTCAATAGTACTTGAAGGTGTTCCTGCTGCAATAGCAAAATTAATAACTGAAGCTGTTTCAATACCTACTATAGGAATCGGTGCTGGTGTTGATTGTGACGGGCAGATACTTGTTTATCAGGATATGCTTGGAATGTTTGACGACTTTGTTCCAAAATTCGTTAAACAGTATGCAAATACTGGTAAAGTAATGAGAGATGCTATATGTGAATATATAGAAGAAGTTGAAAACTGCTCATTCCCAGAACAGAAACATACTTTTAAAATAGATGAAGAAGAACTTAAAAAACTTTATTAA
- the panC gene encoding pantoate--beta-alanine ligase: MLVHTIKEVREQVKAWKKEGLTVGYVPTMGYLHEGHRSLIEKAVSENDRVVVSVFVNPTQFGPNEDYEDYPRDIQKDYALCTDAGANLVFNPEPEEMYFPDKCTTVNVEGLSKGLCGAKRPVHFGGVCLVVSKFLNIVTPDRAYFGEKDAQQLAIIKRMVRDLSMDVEIVGCPIVREADGLAKSSRNTYLSAEERVAALVLNRSLTKAKAAMEDGLRCVSEIRDLIESEIKEEPLAKADYIEIVDSETLQPVESVERDVLVAIAVYIGKTRLIDNFTFRLA; the protein is encoded by the coding sequence ATGTTAGTACATACAATAAAAGAAGTTAGAGAACAGGTTAAAGCTTGGAAAAAAGAAGGACTTACTGTAGGATACGTACCTACTATGGGATATCTTCACGAAGGACATAGATCATTAATAGAAAAAGCTGTTTCAGAAAATGATAGAGTAGTTGTCAGTGTATTCGTAAACCCAACTCAGTTCGGACCAAATGAAGATTACGAAGATTATCCAAGAGATATACAGAAAGACTACGCTCTTTGTACAGATGCTGGAGCTAATTTAGTTTTCAATCCAGAACCAGAAGAAATGTACTTCCCTGATAAATGCACAACTGTAAATGTTGAAGGATTATCAAAAGGTTTATGTGGAGCTAAAAGACCAGTTCATTTCGGTGGTGTTTGCTTAGTTGTTTCTAAGTTCTTAAATATAGTTACTCCTGATAGAGCATATTTCGGTGAAAAAGATGCTCAGCAGTTAGCTATAATAAAAAGAATGGTTAGAGATTTAAGCATGGATGTTGAAATAGTAGGATGCCCAATAGTTAGAGAAGCTGATGGTCTTGCTAAGAGCTCAAGAAATACTTATCTTTCTGCTGAAGAAAGAGTAGCTGCTCTTGTACTTAATAGAAGCCTTACAAAAGCTAAAGCTGCTATGGAAGATGGTTTAAGATGCGTAAGTGAAATAAGAGACCTTATAGAAAGCGAAATAAAAGAAGAACCTCTAGCTAAAGCTGATTATATAGAAATAGTTGATAGCGAAACTCTTCAGCCTGTAGAATCTGTTGAAAGAGATGTTTTAGTTGCTATAGCTGTTTATATAGGTAAGACTAGACTTATAGATAATTTCACTTTTAGATTAGCTTAA
- a CDS encoding Rossmann-like and DUF2520 domain-containing protein: MSIGFIGPGKVGVSLARYFKNKNIVISGFYGRNPESLKEAASLTDSKVFLDLEDLIDKSNIIIITTPDDIISEISNQISKYNLTGKSVCHTSGSIPSDVLSSAENSGASIYSIHPMFAFSNKFTDLEQLNNVYFSIEGKNISKDSEVIKLMDSLGNKYFTRGSDSSAKYHLASVVVSNLALSLFNIGTGYLTELGLSEDEAFEALYPLITGNINNIKEKGYRLSLTGPVARGDVSPVEKHLSVLKDSDIEIYKNLSMNLLKLKAEREFCENKDSLEKLVQSSKKYSELLKLLGGIE; the protein is encoded by the coding sequence ATGTCCATAGGATTTATCGGACCAGGAAAAGTAGGTGTTTCACTTGCTAGGTATTTTAAAAATAAAAACATTGTTATCTCTGGTTTTTACGGTCGTAATCCAGAATCACTAAAAGAAGCTGCTAGTCTAACAGACTCAAAAGTTTTTTTAGACTTAGAAGATTTAATCGATAAAAGTAATATTATAATAATTACCACTCCCGACGACATAATTTCAGAAATAAGTAATCAAATCTCAAAATACAATCTGACTGGAAAATCAGTTTGCCATACAAGTGGCTCTATTCCATCAGATGTTCTTTCTAGTGCAGAAAATTCAGGTGCATCAATCTATTCTATACATCCAATGTTTGCATTTTCTAATAAATTCACAGACTTAGAACAACTAAATAACGTGTATTTCTCTATAGAAGGTAAAAATATATCTAAAGACTCTGAAGTTATAAAACTCATGGATTCTTTAGGCAATAAATACTTCACTAGAGGATCAGATTCATCTGCTAAGTACCATTTAGCAAGTGTAGTGGTTTCTAATCTAGCTTTATCGCTATTTAATATAGGAACTGGATATTTAACAGAATTAGGACTTTCTGAAGATGAAGCCTTTGAGGCTCTCTATCCTCTTATTACAGGAAATATAAACAATATAAAAGAAAAAGGATATAGACTTTCCTTGACAGGACCTGTTGCTAGAGGTGATGTATCTCCTGTAGAAAAACATCTATCTGTATTAAAGGATAGTGATATCGAAATATATAAAAATCTTTCTATGAATTTATTAAAACTTAAAGCTGAAAGAGAATTTTGTGAGAACAAAGACTCTCTTGAAAAGCTTGTACAATCATCGAAAAAATATAGCGAACTTTTAAAATTACTCGGAGGAATAGAATAA